The following coding sequences lie in one Candidatus Neomarinimicrobiota bacterium genomic window:
- a CDS encoding Smr/MutS family protein, protein MIKNIKHRISGQKAQIEDVISSEKASPKEDSVPLSLEDAEVGMDVSIPSLNVTGQIQEIRTDKNDAVVSVGSTNIIIAVNKLRAAAADKKKSSFENPAGYGGPELRAVTPELSLRGMRAEEAISVLEKYLDDALLAGFSSVEVIHGKGGGVLRKLVAEQLEAHPSVKSFHTAALDRGGYGVTVAEFK, encoded by the coding sequence GTGATAAAAAATATAAAGCATCGGATCAGCGGTCAGAAAGCGCAGATTGAAGATGTTATCTCCTCGGAGAAAGCGTCGCCGAAAGAAGATTCTGTTCCTTTGAGTTTGGAAGACGCCGAAGTGGGAATGGATGTGTCGATCCCTTCTTTGAATGTTACAGGACAGATTCAGGAGATCAGAACCGATAAAAACGATGCGGTGGTTTCTGTCGGGAGCACTAATATCATAATAGCGGTCAACAAGTTAAGAGCGGCCGCAGCTGACAAAAAGAAAAGCTCGTTCGAAAATCCGGCAGGTTACGGCGGACCGGAACTGAGAGCTGTCACCCCCGAACTGAGTCTGAGGGGGATGAGAGCCGAAGAAGCGATTTCGGTATTGGAGAAATATCTTGATGACGCTCTCTTAGCCGGATTCTCATCGGTAGAGGTTATCCATGGGAAAGGCGGAGGTGTCTTGCGGAAGTTGGTCGCCGAGCAGCTTGAAGCCCATCCGAGCGTAAAAAGTTTTCATACGGCGGCTCTCGACAGAGGCGGTTATGGTGTTACCGTGGCGGAATTCAAATAG